The DNA window TTTAATCTTGATATTGTCAAACATCAGTGATGGATATGGTGGTTGTATTCTCATCTACCTTTTTAACGGTGATATTTTTATTAGTATCATCATCTACCTCAAAGTTGAGATTGAAATTATTTTTAACAGCATTACTATTGAGAGGATCACTAATTGCGTTAGATGGGGATGCAAATGCTAGACTTTGTTCAGGGGGATTGTTCCAATAACCAATATCAGTAAATAAGGCCAGGATTAGGAAGGGAATTACTAGAAATAATATGAAGGTTAAGGCTGATTTTTCTTGGTTCGTGCCTGTTTTAATTCTGCGTTTTTTATTAAAACAGACAAAATCCTTAGTTCGAAGTGGATATAGTAAGGGACACCCATGGGTGGTTAAGACATCCAGGAAGATATGGGATATGAATCCAATTATCATAGCAGATGCTATTCCTAAATTCAAAAATCCCACCAATGTGAAGGGAACCAGCCAGAAAATTGAATGACCATAACCCCTATGTTTTCCAGTTAATTTGTCCATTAAATCCGGAAAGACTGAAAACCAGCAGGCAAAAAAAATTCCAAAAAACAGGTTGCTATAATCGGTTAAATAGGCAAATGTTACGTATAATAAGAGTGCACCGGCAATGTGTGTGTAAAATCTCATAATCTACCCCCGGCATAGATTAAAGTTCGGAAGATTATTAAGGCAAACCATGCTGCACCAATAACCAGAGTTGCTGATGCTAAAGAAAATCCGGTTTTTAAGTAGATTAAAAAGCAATAGATGCTTATTCCAGCATAAACCACGTAGGAAATGTCGATTTCATTTCTATTTTTCAGTTCGTAATCATCCTTATTAACCAGTTTGAAGGTTTTGAAAAAAGAAAAAACTTCCGGATTAAAGGTTCGATCAAAGTAAAAACTGCAAATAAAATGAATGTTAGGCTGACTGTTGAGTTGCTTGTAGACTTGTATGGACCTATCAGTTAATCTTTCAAAATTATTGAAAAGTATGATCAGTGTTTTTGATTGTAACTTTTCTACCAGTAATTGGGTAAGTTCAGGAACCGCGAGTCGGTTTAAAAAAGTCTTAGTTTGACCAGTTATGACCTTGGTTGCATCTACTAATCGCAACTTTATAGGTAAAGGATCATGATAAAAGACACAGATGAAATCATTTCTCAACCTCCTATAACATTCATACACATTTTTATCATAGAACATCAAATTCTGCCCACTGCTAATATCCGATCGTATTTGTAATAGTTTCATACAACATAATATGATTCTACTAATATAAAAGCGTATGTTGAATAGTACTAATTTGTGTTAATTAAATATTGGAATATAAACTAATTAGGGATAAAAAAAAGAAGTAAATGGATTAAATCCAGAAAAAGTGATATGCTCTCTTTTTGAGAATATTTATCGGATTTTTATCGCGAAAGAATCATTAAAAAAAGATGATTAGCTTTTTAATTTATATATGTAGTCTTCAAT is part of the Methanobacterium sp. genome and encodes:
- a CDS encoding metal-dependent hydrolase; this translates as MRFYTHIAGALLLYVTFAYLTDYSNLFFGIFFACWFSVFPDLMDKLTGKHRGYGHSIFWLVPFTLVGFLNLGIASAMIIGFISHIFLDVLTTHGCPLLYPLRTKDFVCFNKKRRIKTGTNQEKSALTFILFLVIPFLILALFTDIGYWNNPPEQSLAFASPSNAISDPLNSNAVKNNFNLNFEVDDDTNKNITVKKVDENTTTISITDV